One Artemia franciscana chromosome 15, ASM3288406v1, whole genome shotgun sequence genomic window carries:
- the LOC136036677 gene encoding eukaryotic translation initiation factor 4 gamma 3-like yields the protein MIFRSLAISFSVACAGVSIWYSVRKCRQFNPKSSLVTVEDVSVLLPVSENKRVEVSFSPVLISDIPSNTVTPIDNVPAIVIEPFGVPEISIAAPEVLVSKPLSINDEQDIEDKKEEPAPKIDIEEPCLVSLEDIKSPLPENEETEGSSRPVLNNKISSKLVTTVVSVDLLVPAVVAEPLPAPETSFAEPEIAIQEPKNTNLEPDTGKEKESDFSGDSMLKLPVPEIKQQETSSVRLLYAYEEGQWSPLNPGGKRRYDRGFLKKIQDSPLAQISPNIPAEIFKQRDNQNQRQNQVPNRCDNVGAELRSPMQEDRTPIVINVPVAQSCCNGKFSVTATQKLEKAWVPRNIAKQKVIDLEEQKKVPDLEEQKTIDLKYSIRGKLNKLTPENFEKVSKDIWAIEVDTEERLRAIVQIFFDKVVDEQLYAPQYAELCKGMLEKDVPSASGPAKIGFQEVLLDRCLENLEKWKQEEEAIISIKKAVQEADTEEKQKKIQSELNDKEAKTKAFLLGNSKFIGELYILEMVSEKTLNDCISKLLKSRNEEELKCLCKLISTIGKTYEGKYRTKLDECLDEMKNLSQNRDLSTDIRSLIMDVLDLKKNEWMPRKQEEGPKIGFQEVLIDRCLENLEKWKQEEEAIISIKKAVQEADTEEKQKKIQSELNDKEAKTKAFLLGNSEFIGELFILEMVSEKTLNDCISKLLKSRNEEELKCLCKLISTIGKTYEGKYRTKLDECLDEMKNLSQNRDLSTNIQFLIMDVLDLKKNEWMPRKQEEGPKKIAEIRGEAPKEGLKREQKERLEEEVFQQVSITKQRQMDNPPQRRDGKRGDDTKKSRSAVHDESWQTYQGKRGLGRKEIGPADRWSKRAGLASTAVQTSGGRYSVLRELQNCDKYYCKSY from the coding sequence ATGATTTTTAGAAGTTTAGCCATTTCTTTTTCAGTCGCATGTGCTGGAGTGTCAATTTGGTACTCTGTCAGAAAATGTAGACAATTCAATCCGAAATCCAGTTTGGTGACTGTTGAAGATGTTTCTGTTCTATTGCCTGTTTCAGAAAACAAACGGGTTGAAGTATCTTTTAGTCCAGTATTAATCTCTGATATTCCCTCGAATACGGTGACGCCCATCGACAATGTCCCTGCTATTGTCATTGAACCCTTTGGAGTTCCTGAAATATCAATTGCTGCACCGGAGGTGCTAGTTTCGAAGCCCCTCAGTATTAACGATGAACAGGATATAGAAGATAAGAAAGAAGAACCAGCTCCAAAGATTGATATAGAAGAGCCCTGTTTAGTGTCTCTCGAAGACATTAAATCACCTTTGCCAGAAAATGAAGAGACTGAAGGATCATCTAGACcagtattaaataataaaatttcgtCGAAACTGGTGACGACTGTCGTGAGTGTTGATCTATTAGTCCCTGCTGTTGTCGCTGAACCCTTACCAGCCCCTGAAACATCTTTTGCTGAACCAGAGATAGCAATCCAAGAACCTAAAAATACGAATCTTGAGCCAGATACAGGAAAAGAGAAAGAATCCGATTTTTCAGGCGACTCCATGCTGAAACTGCCAGTCCCTGAAATCAAACAGCAGGAAACTTCATCTGTAAGGTTATTGTATGCTTATGAAGAAGGTCAGTGGAGCCCTTTAAATCCTGGAGGCAAGAGGAGATACGATagaggatttttgaaaaagatacaAGATTCGCCGTTGGCCCAAATATCTCCCAACATCCCAGCTGAGATCTTCAAACAGCGTGATAATCAAAATCAAAGACAAAATCAGGTGCCTAATCGTTGTGATAACGTAGGAGCAGAACTTCGCTCTCCCATGCAAGAAGATAGAACCCCTATTGTGATAAATGTTCCTGTCGCTCAGTCTTGTTGCAATGGTAAGTTCAGTGTTACTGCAactcaaaaacttgaaaaagctTGGGTTCCTCGCAACATTGCCAAGCAGAAAGTCATTGATCTTGAAGAACAGAAAAAAGTCCCTGATCTTGAAGAGCAGAAGACAATTGATCTAAAGTATTCAATAAGAGGTAAACTGAATAAGTTGAcgcctgaaaattttgaaaaagtttccaAGGACATTTGGGCTATAGAGGTTGATACAGAGGAAAGATTAAGGGCTATAGTTCAAATCTTCTTTGACAAGGTCGTTGATGAGCAGCTGTATGCTCCTCAATACGCTGAGCTTTGTAAAGGGATGTTAGAGAAGGATGTGCCCTCGGCCAGTGGGCCAGCGAAAATTGGTTTTCAGGAGGTCCTTCTTGACAGATGTTTGGAGAATTTAGAAAAGTGGAAGCAGGAAGAAGAAGCAATTATATCTATAAAGAAAGCCGTACAAGAAGCCGATacagaagaaaaacagaaaaaaatacaatcagAACTGAACGATAAAGAAGCGaaaacaaaagcttttttattagGAAATAGCAAATTTATTGGGGAATTATACATTCTTGAGATGGTAAGCGAAAAAACCTTGAATGATTGTATATCTAAGCTCCTTAAATCTCGTAATGAGGAAGAACTGAAATGCCTTTGCAAATTGATTTCTACAATTGGTAAAACATATGAAGGAAAATACCGGACAAAACTCGATGAATGTCTTGACGAAATGAAGAATTTGAGCCAGAACAGAGATTTGTCAACGGATATTCGATCTCTCATTATGGATGTTTTAGacctaaagaaaaatgaatggaTGCCACGAAAACAAGAAGAAGGACCAAAAATTGGTTTTCAGGAGGTCCTTATTGACAGATGTTTGGAGAATTTAGAAAAGTGGAAGCAGGAAGAAGAAGCAATTATATCTATAAAGAAAGCCGTACAAGAAGCCGATacagaagaaaaacagaaaaaaatacaatcagAACTGAACGATAAAGAAGCGaaaacaaaagcttttttattagGAAATAGCGAATTTATTGGGGAATTATTCATTCTTGAGATGGTAAGCGAAAAAACCTTGAATGATTGTATATCTAAGCTCCTTAAATCTCGTAATGAGGAAGAACTGAAATGCCTTTGCAAATTGATTTCTACAATTGGTAAAACATATGAAGGAAAATACCGGACAAAACTCGATGAATGTCTTGACGAAATGAAGAATTTGAGCCAGAACAGAGATTTGTCAACGAATATTCAATTTCTCATTATGGATGTTTTAGacctaaagaaaaatgaatggaTGCCACGAAAACAAGAAGaaggaccaaaaaaaattgctgaaattcGTGGGGAAGCTCCAAAAGAAGGattaaaaagagaacaaaaagaaagactCGAAGAAGAAGTCTTTCAGCAAGTAAGTATTACCAAACAGCGTCAGATGGACAATCCGCCGCAAAGACGAGATGGCAAACGGGGCGATGATACAAAAAAATCTAGGTCAGCTGTTCATGACGAAAGTTGGCAAACTTACCAGGGTAAGAGAGGCCTAGGAAGAAAGGAAATAGGACCAGCCGATCGCTGGAGTAAAAGGGCTGGCTTGGCTT